One genomic segment of Mangifera indica cultivar Alphonso chromosome 6, CATAS_Mindica_2.1, whole genome shotgun sequence includes these proteins:
- the LOC123219714 gene encoding disease resistance-like protein DSC1: MATSSSSSVSSTNLQAKHHVFLNFRGPDSRHSFTSHLHEALRQKKIITFIDDKLKLGDEISRSLLNAIEGSKIAITIFSKDYASSKWCLEELVKIIECKNIHGQIVIPVFYHVCPSEVRNQTGSFGDGLAKLEERFKEQPEMVQRWKTALSQAANISGCSLNDNTSEAEIVKKIVDNTLRSLRNIICPSTNKNLVGVESTMEESIKLLLNKDVCSLGIWGIGGIGKTTIARAIFNKISNEFEGFYFAENIREESRNPNGLVHLREKLFSSILGDQNPNMGRLGAMKTLIVLDDVTDFQQIEDLIEDYESLGLGSRVIITTRDKQVLENCNVDKIYEVKKLSDPDDLHLFNQYAFKQNPIPEGYLKLSIRVVNYSQGLPLSLKVLGSSLFKKSIQVWESTISKLEETPPLNVYNVLKVSFDGLDEEEQDIFLDIACFFKWKDKDMVMKILKASDLKAECGISVLIDKSLITISSDNMITMHDLLQEMGRKIVREEKDIGKRSRLCHHKDLYHVLTKNMGTEIVRGICMDMFQIGEVHLNPLAFSNMHSLKFLKVYGAVNNRVHEFQDLEFDFLELRYICWHNYRWKSLPRNFNTKNLVALEMRYSNLKELWRMVQPLINLKYIDLSYSKHLRKIAEISQASNLESLILEGCTSLIEIIFPSSRKLNNLITLNLRNCKSLQGLPPGILQSNSLRFVNLSGCSNLRIAPRISCNIEQLCLDGTAIEKFSSTVEGPFRLVQFTLQNCSRLESLPTNFHKFESLKHLSLSSCTNLEAIPEIPHKIEEIYIDGIAIRELPSSIESLSNLHTLSLKNCSRIESLPDGILKLKSLKYLSLSGCSNIKTIPKISCKMEELYLDETAIKELPSLIECQSCLVTLSMKNCSNLENLPGEFCNLKSLKHLYISGCWKLDRLPEDIGNLQSLEVFGADGIAATELPSSMKSLSNIRELSFERCKGQELMRSLPRVLSGLSFLKELNLNECNITELPNSLGDLSSLKDLNLSGNNFNSIPTTIINLSKLSSLNLSHCNMLQSLPNLPGNIQLLVADSCKSLQALSDLPIPSQGYFNGNLSFINCFNLDWRMLTNILDYALSNMYEKTSYTRRSPTSYMCFRGSEIPDWFNVQSTASFLELPKGSLSHNFIVFTFCTVLSFQDYKAGTLVVECEMLLKSKDGLKKMGCGSFLAWTKEYAPSNVEFDHVFLGYDVQVDDKSEWEANSEAIIKFRVTDYHRSPLDDCVVKKCGVRLLLSQE, encoded by the exons ATGGCTacgtcttcttcttcatctgtTTCTTCGACAAATCTTCAAGCAAAGCACCACGTTTTCCTCAATTTCAGAGGCCCCGACTCTCGCCACAGTTTCACCAGTCATCTCCACGAAGCTCTGAGACAGAAAAAGATTAtaactttcattgatgataaaCTCAAGCTAGGAGATGAAATCTCACGCTCTCTTCTGAATGCGATCGAAGGATCGAAGATCGCGATTACCATTTTCTCAAAAGACTATGCGTCTTCGAAATGGTGTCTCGAAGAACTTGTGAAGATCATTGAATGCAAAAACATTCATGGACAGATCGTGATACCCGTTTTCTATCATGTTTGTCCGTCCGAGGTAAGGAATCAAACCGGGAGTTTCGGAGATGGACTTGCTAAGCTAGAAGAACGATTTAAGGAACAACCGGAGATGGTGCAGAGATGGAAGACTGCTCTGAGTCAAGCAGCCAATATATCTGGCTGTTCTTTGAATGACAATAC GTCTGAAGCTGAAATTGTGAAGAAGATTGTGGATAATACATTGAGGAGTTTGAGGAATATTATTTGTCCGAGTACTAACAAGAACTTGGTTGGAGTAGAATCAACCATGGAAGAATCGATTAAGTTGTTATTGAACAAAGATGTTTGCAGTTTGGGAATCTGGGGCATTGGCGGAATAGGCAAAACAACTATTGCTCGTgctatattcaacaaaatttcgAATGAATTTGAAGGATTCTACTTCGCTGaaaatattagagaagaatcaAGAAATCCAAATGGGCTCGTTCACTTGCGAgaaaaacttttttcttctatacTAGGAGATCAAAATCCCAACATGGGAAGGCTTGGTGCAATGAAGACTTTGATTGTTTTGGATGATGTCACAGATTTTCAGCAGATAGAAGATTTGATTGAAGATTATGAAAGTTTGGGTTTAGGAAGCCGGGTAATTATAACAACAAGAGATAAACAAGTGCTCGAGAATTGCAATGTGGATAAGATTTATGAAGTTAAGAAATTGTCTGATCCAGATGATCTACATCTTTTCAACCAGTATGCTTTCAAACAAAATCCCATCCCAGAAGGTTACTTGAAGCTCTCAATTAGGGTAGTAAATTATTCTCAAGGTCTTCCTTTATCTCTCAAAGTGTTGGGttcatctttatttaaaaagagCATACAAGTTTGGGAAAGCACAATAAGTAAACTAGAAGAAACTCCTCCTTTGAATGTTTACAATGTGTTAAAAGTAAGCTTTGATGGATTGGATGAAGAGGAGCAagatatatttttagatattgcatGTTTTTTCAAGTGGAAGGACAAAGATATGGTGATGAAAATCTTGAAGGCAAGTGACTTGAAGGCAGAGTGTGGAATAAGTGTTCTTATTGATAAGTCTCTCATAACTATTTCATCAGATAATATGATAACCATGCATGATTTGCTTCAAGAAATGGGAAGGAAAATTGTTCGAGAAGAAAAGGATATTGGCAAACGAAGTCGATTGTGTCATCATAAGGATCTTTATCATGTCTTGACAAAAAATATG GGTACTGAAATTGTTCGAGGCATATGCATGGACATGTTTCAAATAGGAGAAGTACACTTAAATCCTCTTGCTTTCTCAAATATGCATAGCTTGAAATTCTTGAAGGTCTATGGAGCTGTTAATAACAGGGTGCATGAATTTCAAGACTTGGAATTCGATTTCCTTGAGCTAAGATACATCTGTTGGCATAATTATCGGTGGAAATCTTTACCACGTAATTTTAATACGAAGAACCTGGTTGCTCTTGAGATGCGTTATTCTAATCTTAAAGAACTTTGGAGAATGGTTCAG CCTCTAATTAATTTAAAGTATATTGACCTGAGTTACTCAAAGCATCTGCGTAAGATTGCTGAAATCTCGCAGGCTTCAAATCTTGAAAGTTTGATTCTGGAAGGCTGTACAAGTTTGATTGAGATCATTTTCCCCTCAAGTAGGAAGCTCAATAACCTTATTACTCTGAATCTAAGAAATTGCAAGAGCCTCCAGGGTCTTCCACCGGGTAttcttcaatcaaattctctaaGATTTGTTAATCTTTCAGGTTGCTCAAATCTCAGAATAGCCCCAAGGATCTCATGTAACATAGAGCAACTATGTCTGGATGGAACTGCAATAGAGAAATTTTCCTCTACGGTTGAAGGTCCTTTTAGACTAGTTCAATTCACTCTTCAAAACTGTTCAAGGCTGGAGAGCCTCCCAACAAATTTTCATAAGTTTGAATCCCTCAAACATCTTTCCCTATCTTCTTGCACAAATCTTGAGGCCATTCCAGAGATCCCACATAAGATAGAAGAGATATATATTGATGGAATTGCAATACGAGAATTGCCCTCGTCAATTGAGTCTCTATCTAATCTACATACATTGAGTCTCAAGAATTGTTCAAGGATTGAGAGTCTTCCAGATGGCATCCTTAAGCTTAAATCTCTCAAGTATCTGTCTCTCTCCGGTTGCTCAAACATCAAGACAATTCCAAAGATCTCATGTAAGATGGAGGAATTATATTTAGATGAAACTGCAATTAAAGAATTGCCCTCCCTAATCGAGTGTCAATCCTGTCTGGTCACTTTGAGTatgaaaaattgttcaaatctTGAGAATCTTCCCGGCGAATTCTGTAACCTGAAATCTCTCAAACATCTCTATATCTCTGGGTGTTGGAAACTCGACAGGCTGCCTGAGGACATTGGGAATCTGCAAAGTTTGGAGGTGTTTGGAGCTGATGGAATTGCTGCAACCGAATTACCATCGTCCATGAAAAGTTTGAGCAACATTCGTGAATTATCTTTTGAGAGATGTAAAGGGCAAGAGCTGATGCGTTCTCTTCCTCGTGTGTTATCAGGTTTGTCGTTTTTGAAGGAACTAAACCTGAATGAGTGCAATATCACAGAATTACCCAACAGTCTTGGCGATTTATCCTCCCTGAAGGATTTAAATCTTTCTGGAAACAATTTTAACAGCATTCCAACAACAATCATCAACCTTTCAAAGCTGTCGTCGCTTAACTTGAGCCACTGCAACATGCTTCAATCCTTGCCAAACCTTCCTGGTAACATACAACTTTTGGTAGCAGATAGCTGCAAATCTCTCCAAGCATTATCCGACTTGCCGATTCCAAGCCAAGGCTATTTCAACGGTAATCTCAGCTTCATAAATTGCTTCAATCTCGACTGGAGAATGCTCACAAACATTCTGGATTACGCTCTGTCAAATATGTATGAGAAAACCTCTTACACCCGCAGGAGTCCTACCAGTTACATGTGTTTCCGAGGAAGCGAAATTCCTGACTGGTTTAACGTTCAAAGTACTGCGTCATTTCTAGAGCTCCCAAAAGGCTCGTTGAGCCATAATTTCATTGTCTTCACCTTCTGCACAGTGTTATCATTCCAGGACTATAAAGCTGGTACGTTGGTTGTTGAGTGCGAGATGCTTCTGAAAAGCAAAGATGGCTTGAAGAAAATGGGATGCGGCAGCTTTTTAGCCTGGACCAAAGAGTATGCGCCGTCCAATGTGGAGTTTGATCATGTGTTTCTGGGATATGATGTTCAGGTGGATGATAAATCAGAATGGGAAGCTAACTCTGAGGCCATTATCAAGTTTCGTGTTACGGATTATCATCGGAGCCCTTTGGATGATTGCGTGGTGAAGAAGTGTGGCGT
- the LOC123218646 gene encoding uncharacterized protein LOC123218646, giving the protein MGMVVVISLPFIFFSILLGLGCYFLGRARGRQDIRTNPQVFGVPIPPPGSAPSASPPPPQHFKLDNSEKV; this is encoded by the coding sequence ATGGGTATGGTGGTGGTGATATCTCTgccattcattttcttctccataTTGCTCGGTCTCGGTTGCTACTTCCTGGGAAGAGCCAGAGGGAGACAAGATATCCGAACAAACCCTCAGGTTTTCGGGGTTCCTATTCCTCCACCCGGCTCAGCCCCTTCtgcttctcctcctcctccgcAGCATTTCAAGCTTGACAATTCTGAAAAAGTTTAA
- the LOC123218081 gene encoding uncharacterized protein LOC123218081, with amino-acid sequence MGILWSSLSFIFFSILLGCYFLGRARGRQKVRTNPQVFRVPVLPPGSAPSASPPLPHFKPNNSAKVQASKPAF; translated from the coding sequence ATGGGTATTCTGTGGTCATCTCTgtcattcattttcttctccataTTGCTCGGTTGCTACTTCCTGGGGAGAGCCCGAGGGAGACAGAAAGTCCGAACAAACCCTCAGGTTTTCCGGGTTCCTGTGCTTCCACCTGGCTCAGCCCCTTCTGCTTCTCCTCCTTTGCCGCATTTCAAGCCCAACAACTCTGCAAAAGTACAAGCATCAAAGCCTGCCTTCTGA
- the LOC123218080 gene encoding probable potassium transporter 13 isoform X1 has product MDPERASQPHDSRLRFYKSTLLLTYQSFGVVYGDLSISPIYVYQSTFSGNLRFHEEEDVIFGVLSLVFWTLTLIPLGKYIITVLGADDNGEGGTFALYSLLCRHSKLGLSSAPHATADEYSPYNSETPLRETRGSLLIKEYFDKHYNSRLILLVVVLLGTSMVIGDGVLTPSMSVLSAVNGVKVKAKGLHENYTVLISCLILVALFALQHFGTHRVGFVFAPILIAWLLCISLVGLYNIIRWNHGIFRALSPYYVYVFFKKAGKDGWRSLGGVVLCITGAEAMFADLGHFSQLSIRIAFTVVVYPCLIIAYMGEAAYYTKHRGDLERNFFKAIPEVVFWPVFVIATLATVVASQAIISATFSIISQCRALRCFPRVKVIHTSSHIHGQIYIPEVNWILMVLCIAVVVGFRDTEMIGNAYGLAVITVMFVTTCLMFLVIVMVWKRNVFAALAFVVFFGSFELLYVGACLAKVHKGGWLPLTFSLIVLSIMCIWHYGTLKKHSFEQHNKVCLDMILTLGPHCGITRVPGICLIYSNVVSGVPPMFAHFVTNFPAFHQILVFVTIHSFTVPKVPVSQQFLVSRIGPPESCFFQCVVQYGYKDARKDADAFENQLLETIAEFLRRSDHCDAGTSGVMTVTDSSSDGDSGGARQQNRARTRTNQKRVRFRGVGCSKELEELEDARESGLAYMMGNTCILATDTSSYIKKFVINIIYGFLRRNCRSPATALGVPHTALIEVGMAYRV; this is encoded by the exons GAGCGCGCCTCGCAGCCCCACGACTCTCGActg AGATTTTATAAGAGTACTCTACTCTTGACTTACCAGAGTTTTGGTGTTGTGTATGGAGATTTAAGCATATCACCTATTTATGTTTACCAGAGCACATTTTCTGGAAATCTGAGGTTTCACGAGGAAGAAGATGTAATTTTTGGGGTACTTTCCTTGGTTTTCTGGACTTTGACTCTAATCCCTCTCGGCAAGTACATTATAACTGTATTAGGAGCAGATGATAATGGTGAAG GCGGAACTTTTGCGTTGTATTCGTTACTTTGTCGGCACTCAAAGCTAGGTCTTTCTAGTGCTCCTCATGCAACAGCTGATGAATATTCTCCTTACAATTCTGAAACGCCCCTTAGGGAGACTAGGGGCAGTCTGCTTATAAAGGAGTACTTTGATAAACATTATAATTCACGTCTTATATTACTAGTGGTCGTGCTTCTTGGAACCAGCATGGTTATTGGTGATGGCGTTCTAACACCATCAATGTCTG TCCTTTCTGCAGTTAATGGTGTAAAAGTGAAGGCCAAGGGACTGCATGAGA ATTATACTGTGTTAATTTCTTGTCTGATTTTGGTGGCTCTGTTTGCACTTCAACATTTTGGGACGCATAGGGTTGGCTTTGTTTTTGCTCCTATCTTGATAGCTTGGCTCTTATGCATTAGTCTGGTTGGTTTATACAACATAATACGCTGGAACCATGGCATTTTCAGAGCTCTTTCACCATattatgtatatgtttttttcaaAAAGGCTGGAAAAGATGGATGGAGATCTCTTGGAGGAGTTGTTCTATGCATTACAG GTGCAGAGGCCATGTTTGCTGATCTTGGTCATTTTTCTCAGCTTTCTATTAGG ATTGCATTTACTGTTGTTGTTTACCCATGTTTAATTATTGCTTATATGGGTGAGGCTGCTTATTACACCAAGCACAGAGGGGACCTCGAGAGAAACTTCTTTAAAGCCATCCCTG AGGTTGTATTTTGGCCAGTATTTGTCATTGCCACCCTTGCAACAGTTGTGGCAAGTCAGGCAATTATTTCTGCTACTTTCTCGATAATCAGCCAATGTAGAGCACTGAGGTGCTTCCCTCGTGTCAAAGTAATACACACATCAAGCCATATACATGGGCAGATCTATATACCAGAGGTGAACTGGATCTTGATGGTTTTGTGTATTGCTGTTGTTGTTGGCTTCAGAGACACAGAAATGATAGGGAATGCATATG GTCTTGCTGTCATCACGGTTATGTTTGTTACCACCTGCTTGATGTTTCTTGTAATTGTTATGGTTTGGAAGAGGAATGTCTTTGCTGCTCTTGCTTTTGTGGTTTTTTTTGGATCCTTCGAATTGCTGTATGTCGGTGCTTGCCTTGCCAAAGTCCACAAAGGGGGTTGGCTTCCGCTTACATTTTCCCTCATAGTTCTTTCTATTATGTGTATTTGGCACTATGGGACCTTAAAGAAACATTCCTTTGAGCAACATAACAAGGTATGCTTGGATATGATTCTAACCTTGGGACCCCATTGTGGTATCACTCGTGTTCCTGGCATTTGTTTAATCTACTCCAATGTGGTCTCAGGGGTCCCTCCAATGTTTGCCCACTTTGTTACCAACTTCCCTGCCTTCCACCAAATCCTTGTATTTGTTACTATTCACTCTTTCACGGTTCCAAAAGTTCCTGTTAGTCAGCAATTCTTGGTTAGCCGCATTGGCCCACCAGAGTCTTGTTTCTTTCAATGTGTTGTCCAGTATGGTTATAAGGATGCTAGGAAGGATGCCGATGCTTTTGAGAACCAGCTACTTGAAACCATAGCTGAGTTTCTGCGCAGAAGTGATCACTGTGATGCTGGAACTTCTGGGGTGATGACTGTAACTGATTCAAGCTCGGATGGGGATTCAGGTGGTGCAAGACAACAGAATAGAGCTCGTACTAGGACTAACCAGAAGAGAGTAAGATTTCGTGGTGTTGGATGCAGCAAGGAACTTGAGGAACTTGAGGATGCTAGGGAATCTGGTCTGGCATATATGATGGGCAACACTTGTATCCTGGCAACTGACACATCCTCATATATTAAGAAGTTTGTCATTAACATTATCTACGGGTTCTTAAGAAGGAACTGCCGAAGTCCAGCAACTGCACTTGGGGTACCCCACACCGCACTGATAGAAGTAGGAATGGCTTATCGGGTCTAG
- the LOC123218080 gene encoding probable potassium transporter 13 isoform X2: protein MDPERASQPHDSRLRFYKSTLLLTYQSFGVVYGDLSISPIYVYQSTFSGNLRFHEEEDVIFGVLSLVFWTLTLIPLGKYIITVLGADDNGEGGTFALYSLLCRHSKLGLSSAPHATADEYSPYNSETPLRETRGSLLIKEYFDKHYNSRLILLVVVLLGTSMVIGDGVLTPSMSDYTVLISCLILVALFALQHFGTHRVGFVFAPILIAWLLCISLVGLYNIIRWNHGIFRALSPYYVYVFFKKAGKDGWRSLGGVVLCITGAEAMFADLGHFSQLSIRIAFTVVVYPCLIIAYMGEAAYYTKHRGDLERNFFKAIPEVVFWPVFVIATLATVVASQAIISATFSIISQCRALRCFPRVKVIHTSSHIHGQIYIPEVNWILMVLCIAVVVGFRDTEMIGNAYGLAVITVMFVTTCLMFLVIVMVWKRNVFAALAFVVFFGSFELLYVGACLAKVHKGGWLPLTFSLIVLSIMCIWHYGTLKKHSFEQHNKVCLDMILTLGPHCGITRVPGICLIYSNVVSGVPPMFAHFVTNFPAFHQILVFVTIHSFTVPKVPVSQQFLVSRIGPPESCFFQCVVQYGYKDARKDADAFENQLLETIAEFLRRSDHCDAGTSGVMTVTDSSSDGDSGGARQQNRARTRTNQKRVRFRGVGCSKELEELEDARESGLAYMMGNTCILATDTSSYIKKFVINIIYGFLRRNCRSPATALGVPHTALIEVGMAYRV from the exons GAGCGCGCCTCGCAGCCCCACGACTCTCGActg AGATTTTATAAGAGTACTCTACTCTTGACTTACCAGAGTTTTGGTGTTGTGTATGGAGATTTAAGCATATCACCTATTTATGTTTACCAGAGCACATTTTCTGGAAATCTGAGGTTTCACGAGGAAGAAGATGTAATTTTTGGGGTACTTTCCTTGGTTTTCTGGACTTTGACTCTAATCCCTCTCGGCAAGTACATTATAACTGTATTAGGAGCAGATGATAATGGTGAAG GCGGAACTTTTGCGTTGTATTCGTTACTTTGTCGGCACTCAAAGCTAGGTCTTTCTAGTGCTCCTCATGCAACAGCTGATGAATATTCTCCTTACAATTCTGAAACGCCCCTTAGGGAGACTAGGGGCAGTCTGCTTATAAAGGAGTACTTTGATAAACATTATAATTCACGTCTTATATTACTAGTGGTCGTGCTTCTTGGAACCAGCATGGTTATTGGTGATGGCGTTCTAACACCATCAATGTCTG ATTATACTGTGTTAATTTCTTGTCTGATTTTGGTGGCTCTGTTTGCACTTCAACATTTTGGGACGCATAGGGTTGGCTTTGTTTTTGCTCCTATCTTGATAGCTTGGCTCTTATGCATTAGTCTGGTTGGTTTATACAACATAATACGCTGGAACCATGGCATTTTCAGAGCTCTTTCACCATattatgtatatgtttttttcaaAAAGGCTGGAAAAGATGGATGGAGATCTCTTGGAGGAGTTGTTCTATGCATTACAG GTGCAGAGGCCATGTTTGCTGATCTTGGTCATTTTTCTCAGCTTTCTATTAGG ATTGCATTTACTGTTGTTGTTTACCCATGTTTAATTATTGCTTATATGGGTGAGGCTGCTTATTACACCAAGCACAGAGGGGACCTCGAGAGAAACTTCTTTAAAGCCATCCCTG AGGTTGTATTTTGGCCAGTATTTGTCATTGCCACCCTTGCAACAGTTGTGGCAAGTCAGGCAATTATTTCTGCTACTTTCTCGATAATCAGCCAATGTAGAGCACTGAGGTGCTTCCCTCGTGTCAAAGTAATACACACATCAAGCCATATACATGGGCAGATCTATATACCAGAGGTGAACTGGATCTTGATGGTTTTGTGTATTGCTGTTGTTGTTGGCTTCAGAGACACAGAAATGATAGGGAATGCATATG GTCTTGCTGTCATCACGGTTATGTTTGTTACCACCTGCTTGATGTTTCTTGTAATTGTTATGGTTTGGAAGAGGAATGTCTTTGCTGCTCTTGCTTTTGTGGTTTTTTTTGGATCCTTCGAATTGCTGTATGTCGGTGCTTGCCTTGCCAAAGTCCACAAAGGGGGTTGGCTTCCGCTTACATTTTCCCTCATAGTTCTTTCTATTATGTGTATTTGGCACTATGGGACCTTAAAGAAACATTCCTTTGAGCAACATAACAAGGTATGCTTGGATATGATTCTAACCTTGGGACCCCATTGTGGTATCACTCGTGTTCCTGGCATTTGTTTAATCTACTCCAATGTGGTCTCAGGGGTCCCTCCAATGTTTGCCCACTTTGTTACCAACTTCCCTGCCTTCCACCAAATCCTTGTATTTGTTACTATTCACTCTTTCACGGTTCCAAAAGTTCCTGTTAGTCAGCAATTCTTGGTTAGCCGCATTGGCCCACCAGAGTCTTGTTTCTTTCAATGTGTTGTCCAGTATGGTTATAAGGATGCTAGGAAGGATGCCGATGCTTTTGAGAACCAGCTACTTGAAACCATAGCTGAGTTTCTGCGCAGAAGTGATCACTGTGATGCTGGAACTTCTGGGGTGATGACTGTAACTGATTCAAGCTCGGATGGGGATTCAGGTGGTGCAAGACAACAGAATAGAGCTCGTACTAGGACTAACCAGAAGAGAGTAAGATTTCGTGGTGTTGGATGCAGCAAGGAACTTGAGGAACTTGAGGATGCTAGGGAATCTGGTCTGGCATATATGATGGGCAACACTTGTATCCTGGCAACTGACACATCCTCATATATTAAGAAGTTTGTCATTAACATTATCTACGGGTTCTTAAGAAGGAACTGCCGAAGTCCAGCAACTGCACTTGGGGTACCCCACACCGCACTGATAGAAGTAGGAATGGCTTATCGGGTCTAG
- the LOC123218080 gene encoding probable potassium transporter 13 isoform X3 produces MDPERASQPHDSRLRFYKSTLLLTYQSFGVVYGDLSISPIYVYQSTFSGNLRFHEEEDVIFGVLSLVFWTLTLIPLGKYIITVLGADDNGEGGTFALYSLLCRHSKLGLSSAPHATADEYSPYNSETPLRETRGSLLIKEYFDKHYNSRLILLVVVLLGTSMVIGDGVLTPSMSVLSAVNGVKVKAKGLHENYTVLISCLILVALFALQHFGTHRVGFVFAPILIAWLLCISLVGLYNIIRWNHGIFRALSPYYVYVFFKKAGKDGWRSLGGVVLCITGAEAMFADLGHFSQLSIRIAFTVVVYPCLIIAYMGEAAYYTKHRGDLERNFFKAIPEVVFWPVFVIATLATVVASQAIISATFSIISQCRALRCFPRVKVIHTSSHIHGQIYIPEVNWILMVLCIAVVVGFRDTEMIGNAYGLAVITVMFVTTCLMFLVIVMVWKRNVFAALAFVVFFGSFELLYVGACLAKVHKGGWLPLTFSLIVLSIMCIWHYGTLKKHSFEQHNKGSLQCLPTLLPTSLPSTKSLYLLLFTLSRFQKFLLVSNSWLAALAHQSLVSFNVLSSMVIRMLGRMPMLLRTSYLKP; encoded by the exons GAGCGCGCCTCGCAGCCCCACGACTCTCGActg AGATTTTATAAGAGTACTCTACTCTTGACTTACCAGAGTTTTGGTGTTGTGTATGGAGATTTAAGCATATCACCTATTTATGTTTACCAGAGCACATTTTCTGGAAATCTGAGGTTTCACGAGGAAGAAGATGTAATTTTTGGGGTACTTTCCTTGGTTTTCTGGACTTTGACTCTAATCCCTCTCGGCAAGTACATTATAACTGTATTAGGAGCAGATGATAATGGTGAAG GCGGAACTTTTGCGTTGTATTCGTTACTTTGTCGGCACTCAAAGCTAGGTCTTTCTAGTGCTCCTCATGCAACAGCTGATGAATATTCTCCTTACAATTCTGAAACGCCCCTTAGGGAGACTAGGGGCAGTCTGCTTATAAAGGAGTACTTTGATAAACATTATAATTCACGTCTTATATTACTAGTGGTCGTGCTTCTTGGAACCAGCATGGTTATTGGTGATGGCGTTCTAACACCATCAATGTCTG TCCTTTCTGCAGTTAATGGTGTAAAAGTGAAGGCCAAGGGACTGCATGAGA ATTATACTGTGTTAATTTCTTGTCTGATTTTGGTGGCTCTGTTTGCACTTCAACATTTTGGGACGCATAGGGTTGGCTTTGTTTTTGCTCCTATCTTGATAGCTTGGCTCTTATGCATTAGTCTGGTTGGTTTATACAACATAATACGCTGGAACCATGGCATTTTCAGAGCTCTTTCACCATattatgtatatgtttttttcaaAAAGGCTGGAAAAGATGGATGGAGATCTCTTGGAGGAGTTGTTCTATGCATTACAG GTGCAGAGGCCATGTTTGCTGATCTTGGTCATTTTTCTCAGCTTTCTATTAGG ATTGCATTTACTGTTGTTGTTTACCCATGTTTAATTATTGCTTATATGGGTGAGGCTGCTTATTACACCAAGCACAGAGGGGACCTCGAGAGAAACTTCTTTAAAGCCATCCCTG AGGTTGTATTTTGGCCAGTATTTGTCATTGCCACCCTTGCAACAGTTGTGGCAAGTCAGGCAATTATTTCTGCTACTTTCTCGATAATCAGCCAATGTAGAGCACTGAGGTGCTTCCCTCGTGTCAAAGTAATACACACATCAAGCCATATACATGGGCAGATCTATATACCAGAGGTGAACTGGATCTTGATGGTTTTGTGTATTGCTGTTGTTGTTGGCTTCAGAGACACAGAAATGATAGGGAATGCATATG GTCTTGCTGTCATCACGGTTATGTTTGTTACCACCTGCTTGATGTTTCTTGTAATTGTTATGGTTTGGAAGAGGAATGTCTTTGCTGCTCTTGCTTTTGTGGTTTTTTTTGGATCCTTCGAATTGCTGTATGTCGGTGCTTGCCTTGCCAAAGTCCACAAAGGGGGTTGGCTTCCGCTTACATTTTCCCTCATAGTTCTTTCTATTATGTGTATTTGGCACTATGGGACCTTAAAGAAACATTCCTTTGAGCAACATAACAAG GGGTCCCTCCAATGTTTGCCCACTTTGTTACCAACTTCCCTGCCTTCCACCAAATCCTTGTATTTGTTACTATTCACTCTTTCACGGTTCCAAAAGTTCCTGTTAGTCAGCAATTCTTGGTTAGCCGCATTGGCCCACCAGAGTCTTGTTTCTTTCAATGTGTTGTCCAGTATGGTTATAAGGATGCTAGGAAGGATGCCGATGCTTTTGAGAACCAGCTACTTGAAACCATAG